In Oryza brachyantha chromosome 2, ObraRS2, whole genome shotgun sequence, a single window of DNA contains:
- the LOC102707747 gene encoding uncharacterized protein LOC102707747 isoform X1 encodes MEVPEEGMAQEAKPPPGIDPDAAFSVRVQFGQYIAKLDDGSRVHVPRKREEWVVDHRKCTLESLEKDLAARIKWGSCQRVIVSGYDASTGEDTELVDDMDLARKFFARRNERRLFLRVDVEDKPGVLVNSCVSEDNEVVSGEVVAARQGDAQDSKSQHVIDWDGLEIASIAQKQVPQHVIDWNILETDPTLEEQIGSPLPVMEDDGMCAFGGLKAEDERDEEARVKPEKARVETKSQRVGAAPPPTQDENAEVVINDVVPSEAEIFYDSEDPPMEVGSTYTTMVEFRSAVRQHAIKGQFKLGTEKSDKERFRGYCTAEGCPWAIVARLMHDGKSVRVTVNKFAHTCASTGRVNTKMASYHWVADKAIPLLKKDPSMGAKKLKEELESKHNVTIGYSTVWAGRRKAANKILGKKKESFANSVNFKAEIELKIPGNVVEIDVHEDDDDGQGSSKQMATPPRPAKATRTIALKKRKK; translated from the exons ATGGAGGTTCCAGAGGAGGGCATGGCGCAGGAGGCGAAGCCCCCTCCCGG GATTGATCCGGATGCGGCGTTTAGTGTGCGCGTTCAATTTGGTCAGTATATAGCTAAGCTCGATGATGGCTCTCGTGTTCATGTGCCCCGCAAACGCGAGGAATGGGTTGTGGACCATAGGAAATGCACATTGGAGAGCTTGGAGAAGGATCTTGCAGCAAGAATCAAATGGGGAAGCTGCCAGCGTGTCATCGTCTCGGGATATGACGCGAGCACTGGTGAGGACACCGAGCTTGTCGACGATATGGATCTAGCGCGTAAATTCTTCGCTAGGAGGAACGAGAGGAGGTTGTTTTTGCGTGTCGATGTGGAGGACAAACCTGGTGTTTTGGTTAACTCATGTGTTTCAGAGGACAATGAGGTAGTCTCGGGTGAGGTTGTCGCAGCCAGGCAAGGTGATGCTCAAGACTCAAAGAGTCAACATGTCATTGATTGGGATGGTTTGGAGATAGCTTCAATTGCACAAAAACAAGTTCCTCAGCATGTGATTGATTGGAATATATTGGAGACTGATCCAACTCTAGAAGAGCAGATAGGTTCGCCATTGCCTGTGATGGAGGATGATGGAATGTGTGCATTTGGTGGTCTAAAAGCTGAGGATGAGAGAGATGAGGAAGCTAGGGTTAAACCTGAAAAGGCTAGGGTTGAAACTAAAAGTCAGAGGGTTGGTGCAGCTCCACCTCCTACACAAGATGAAAATGCGGAAGTAGTTATTAATGATGTTGTTCCAAGCGAAGCTGAAATTTTCTATGATAGCGAAGACCCTCCAATGGAAGTTGGAAGCACATATACAACTATGGTTGAGTTCAGGTCAGCTGTGAGGCAACATGCTATAAAGGGCCAATTTAAGCTAGGAACTGAGAAATCTGATAAAGAGAGGTTCAGGGGCTATTGCACAGCTGAGGGTTGTCCATGGGCTATTGTGGCAAGGTTGATGCATGATGGAAAATCTGTGAGG GTTACTGTGAACAAATTTGCACATACATGTGCATCAACTGGGAGAGTTAACACCAAGATGGCATCGTATCATTGGGTGGCAGATAAGGCAATTCCCCTTCTAAAGAAGGATCCTAGCATGGGTGCAAAGAAGCTAAAAGAAGAGTTAGAGTCTAAGCACAATGTCACAATAGGATACTCGACAGTGTGGGCTGGTAGGCGTAAGGCTGCAAATAAGATAttggggaaaaagaaagagagctTTGCAAACTCGGTTAACTTCAAGGCTGAGATTGAGCTGAAAATACCAGGAAATGTTGTGGAGATAGATGTACATGAGGATGATGACGATGGACAAGGATCAAGTAAGCAGATGGCAACCCCTCCCAGGCCTGCCAAAGCTACAAGGACGATCGCtctgaagaaaaggaaaaaataa
- the LOC102708032 gene encoding myosin heavy chain, clone 203 has product MPPLSSSSSPAAPAAIRRASPSCRPVTRMLFRQKLSFLVAFQAQHAKCAPHLIKPVAKEIRANITDGDNGATEPARELLERLFAKTQSLDTSASQDSELSMSIDVLKSEFEAALSTLRKKERDLQDAESRVFDDQVRLNRAKKDLDQREREINKAYARQQEMEKSLAKASSDLILQVRQINNLKLLVDEQDKKIASSQELLSQKVIEVDKLKENMLKKNKEAALMRLEIKSKEQLLLEANQAAAQQETTIKELRNEIKRKEVDFARSNGLRKANEQKLKIAEQELEKQNLGWLAAQKELKEVAQLACKDMYNIKGTISDFRRVRSLLDAVRSELIASKEAFSSSRKQIEDQAAQMQKQAQELTDQRLLLLSYNKNLEATQLEIQSKATQLNAAQSRCHELESLLLQENEKVESLEAMLTKERDSLEEKTEEVELLQKELVQKENEHRNSLKLVEIKEAELLEARNEVQSMKSKVESIQIAVQEKDSELSETQRRLAEVNSEVVELQQLLNNKEDQLVQVRTELQDKEQHIQTLQNELDSMRFSCSQAESVVQKIAELTGNLVGSLESEDMDIYALLDDEISSTGTALKSNLHKHNQLEADIEMLKESLHQKDMNLRSEHKALNVKDQELKAVMRRRNVMDKELDKLEELPKDPSDIKRPSDLSNEAMREGIAGEKLKTEAAGVEAEALAATATATLKKLADVAKGFLRSGKTDSGMGLVASPSVNRNKGYSKIEANKEMGVILDAEKEIAGLFSLTEQLITEAGIDCVHQA; this is encoded by the exons AtgccgcccctctcctcctcgtcgtcgccggcggcgccggcggcgatccGCCGCGCCTCCCCGTCGTGCCGCCCCGTCACTCGT ATGCTGTTCAGGCAGAAGCTGAGCTTCCTGGTGGCTTTTCAGGCTCAACATGCGAAATGTGCTCCTCATTTGATCAAACCGGTTGCAAAAGAAATTAGGGCAAATATCACTGATGGTGACAATGGGGCAACTGAGCCAGCTAGGGAATTATTGGAGCGGCTGTTTGCGAAGACGCAAAGTCTAGATACCAGTGCTTCTCAGGATAGTGAGCTGAGCATGAGCATTGATGTCCTCAAGTCTGAATTTGAGGCTGCCTTGTCAACCCtgaggaagaaagagagggacCTTCAAGATGCGGAGAGTAGGGTTTTTGATGATCAGGTACGGCTGAACCGTGCGAAGAAGGACCTTGAtcagagggagagggagatcaATAAAGCATATGCAAGGCAACAGGAGATGGAGAAATCACTGGCGAAGGCAAGTAGTGATCTGATTTTACAAGTGAGGCAGATCAATAACCTAAAGCTTCTAGTAGATGAGCAAGACAAGAAAATTGCCAGTTCTCAAGAATTGCTTTCTCAGAAGGTAATTGAAGTGGACAAGCTCAAGGAAAATATGTTGAAGAAGAACAAAGAAGCAGCCTTGATGCGTTTGGAGATCAAGTCCAAGGAACAGCTGCTTCTTGAAGCTAACCAGGCTGCTGCGCAGCAAGAAACAACGATTAAGGAGCTTCGTAAtgaaatcaaaagaaaagaagttgattttgccagatcgaATGGATTGAGAAAAGCTAATGAACAGAAACTGAAAATTGCTGAACAAGAACTTGAGAAGCAGAATTTAGGATGGTTAGCAGCACAGAAAGAGTTGAAGGAAGTGGCACAACTAGCATGCAAGGATATGTACAATATCAAGGGTACTATCAGTGATTTCAGACGCGTGAGATCTCTGCTGGATGCTGTACGCTCTGAACTAATTGCTTCAAAAGAGGCTTTTTCCTCCTCTCGTAAACAGATAGAAGATCAAGCAGCGCAGATGCAGAAGCAAGCCCAAGAACTCACCGACCAAAGGCTATTGCTGCTGTCTTATAACAAGAACTTGGAAGCTACTCAGTTGGAGATTCAAAGCAAGGCAACACAACTCAATGCTGCACAGTCTCGCTGTCATGAACTTGAATCACTCTTACTTCAGGAAAATGAGAAGGTTGAGTCTCTGGAAGCCATGTTGACAAAAGAAAGAGACAGCTTAGAAGAGAAAACTGAAGAAGTTGAGTTGCTTCAAAAGGAGCTCGTTCAGAAGGAAAATGAGCACAGAAATTCGTTAAAGCTTGTTGAAATAAAAGAAGCTGAGTTGTTAGAAGCCCGAAATGAAGTCCAAAGTATGAAATCAAAGGTGGAATCTATTCAAATAGCTGTTCAGGAGAAGGATTCAGAGCTTTCTGAGACGCAACGCAGACTAGCTGAAGTGAACAGTGAAGTTGTCGAGCTTCAGCAGCTGCTAAATAACAAAGAGGATCAACTTGTTCAGGTTAGAACCGAATTACAGGATAAAGAACAACACATACAGACACTGCAGAATGAACTGGATAGCATGAGATTCAGTTGCTCACAAGCTGAATCTGTGGTGCAAAAGATAGCTGAGCTCACTGGCAATCTTGTTGGTTCATTAGAAAGCGAAGACATGGACATTTATGCATTGCTGGATGATGAAATTTCAAGCACAGGTACGGCCCTCAAGTCCAATTTGCATAAGCATAATCAACTAGAGGCTGACATAGAGATGTTGAAAGAATCCTTGCACCAGAAGGACATGAACTTAAGATCTGAGCATAAAGCGCTCAATGTGAAAGATCAAGAGCTGAAAGCAGTAATGAGAAGGCGGAATGTGATGGACAAGGAACTAGATAAGTTGGAAGAGTTGCCGAAAGATCCCAGTGACATCAAGAGACCCTCTGATCTTTCCAATGAGGCAATGCGAGAGGGCATTGCGGGAGAGAAGCTTAAAACTGAAGCTGCAGGGGTGGAGGCAGAGGCACTTGCTGCGACTGCTACTGCTACGTTGAAGAAACTTGCAGACGTGGCTAAGGGATTCCTGAGAAGTGGCAAAACTGATTCTGGTATGGGTTTGGTTGCATCTCCAAGTGTAAACAGAAATAAAGGTTATTCCAAGATTGAAGCAAACAAGGAAATGGGTGTGATTCTTGATgctgaaaaagaaattgccgGGCTCTTTTCATTGACAGAACAGCTCATTACCGAGGCTGGAATAGACTGTGTTCACCAAGCGTAG
- the LOC102707466 gene encoding desmethyl-deoxy-podophyllotoxin synthase-like: MYHVVACVVVVLVVFAPLLLVMLSMKLTRSGRDGVRLPPGPWRLPVIGSLHHVMGERLLHRAMADLARRLDAPLMYLKLGEVHVVVASSPDAAREIMRTHDVAFAGRALTPTAQGLRPGGEGLALAPYGALWRQLRKICVVELLSARRVRSFRRVREEEVGRLVDALAAAASSGETVNFTERIAAVVSDSSVRAMIGDRFERRDEFLAGLAEQVKLLGGFSLDDLFPSSRLASAIGGTVRRAEASRKKLFELMDCVIRQHQERRAEAAADAGAGVEDDKHQDIIDVLLTIHKQGELETPLTMEQIKAVILDLFSGGSETSADTIQWAMSELMRNPRVMKKIQAELRDKLKGKPIMTEDDLSNLNYLKLIIKETLRLHPVAPLLIPRECREACKIMGYDIPKGTTVFVNVWAIGRDPNYWDDAEEFRPERFENNTVDYKGMDFEFIPFGAGRRMCTGMAFAEATMDLMLGSLLYHFDWELPCGTRAVELDMTEEMGLTVKRKDDLYLHPILRVPQAQN, encoded by the exons ATGTATCACGTCGTCGcctgcgtcgtcgtcgtcctcgtcgtgtTCGCGCCGCTGCTCCTCGTCATGCTTTCGATGAAGCTGACGAGGAGCGGTAGGGATGGGGTGAGGCTGCCGCCCGGCCCGTGGCGGCTGCCGGTCATCGGGAGCCTGCACCACGTGATGGGCGAGCGGCTCCTCCACCGCGCCATGGCCGACCTCGCGCGCCGGCTGGACGCGCCGCTCATGTACCTCAAGCTCGGGGAGGTCCACGTCGTGGTGGCCTCGTCGCCCGACGCCGCCCGCGAGATCATGCGGACGCACGACGTCGCcttcgccggccgcgcgctgACCCCCACCGCGCAGGGCCTGcggcccggcggcgaggggctgGCGCTCGCGCCGTACGGTGCGCTGTGGCGGCAGCTCCGCAAGATCTGCGTCGTGGAGCTGCTCAGCGCGCGCCGCGTCCGGTCGTTCCGCCGCGTccgcgaggaggaggtcggccgcctcgtcgacgcgctcgccgccgccgcgtcgtccggGGAGACCGTCAACTTCACCGAGCGGATCGCGGCGGTCGTCTCGGACTCGTCGGTGCGCGCCATGATCGGGGACAGGTTCGAGAGACGGGACGAGTTCCTGGCGGGGCTCGCCGAGCAAGTAAAGCTCCTCGGCGGGTTCAGCCTCGACGACCTGTTCCCGTCGTCGAGGCTGGCGAGCGCCATCGGCGGCACGGTGCGGCGAGCGGAGGCGAGCCGCAAGAAGCTCTTCGAGCTTATGGACTGCGTCATCCGGCAGCACCAGGAGCGGAGGGCTGAGGCCGCggcggacgccggcgccggcgtggagGACGACAAGCACCAAGACATCATAGACGTGCTCCTAACCATACACAAACAAGGAGAGCTCGAGACGCCTCTCACCATGGAACAAATCAAAGCCGTTATCCTT GATCTCTTTAGTGGAGGGAGCGAGACGTCTGCAGATACGATTCAATGGGCCATGTCAGAGCTGATGAGAAACCCAAGAGTAATGAAAAAGATACAGGCTGAGCTACGTGACAAACTTAAAGGGAAGCCAATAATGACTGAGGATGACTTGTCTAATCTAAATTACTTGAAGCTCATTATCAAGGAGACTCTAAGGCTTCACCCTGTCGCTCCACTGCTTATTCCAAGAGAATGTCGTGAGGCGTGCAAGATTATGGGGTATGATATTCCAAAAGGCACCACTGTATTTGTTAACGTGTGGGCTATTGGCAGAGATCCCAATTACTGGGATGACGCTGAGGAGTTTAGACCAGAGCGATTTGAAAACAATACGGTTGACTACAAAGGTATGGACTTCGAGTTCATACCTTTTGGTGCGGGGAGAAGGATGTGCACTGGTATGGCCTTTGCAGAAGCCACCATGGACCTAATGCTTGGCTCATTGCTCTACCACTTCGATTGGGAGCTTCCTTGTGGAACAAGGGCAGTTGAGCTAGATATGACAGAGGAGATGGGTCTCACCGTCAAAAGAAAGGATGATCTTTACCTCCACCCTATCCTTCGTGTGCCCCAAGCTCAAAACtag
- the LOC102707747 gene encoding uncharacterized protein LOC102707747 isoform X2 — MEVPEEGMAQEAKPPPGIDPDAAFSVRVQFGQYIAKLDDGSRVHVPRKREEWVVDHRKCTLESLEKDLAARIKWGSCQRVIVSGYDASTGEDTELVDDMDLARKFFARRNERRLFLRVDVEDKPGVLVNSCVSEDNEVVSGEVVAARQGDAQDSKSQHVIDWDGLEIASIAQKQVPQHVIDWNILETDPTLEEQIGSPLPVMEDDGMCAFGGLKAEDERDEEARVKPEKARVETKSQRVGAAPPPTQDENAEVVINDVVPSEAEIFYDSEDPPMEVGSTYTTMVEFRSAVRQHAIKGQFKLGTEKSDKERFRGYCTAEGCPWAIVARLMHDGKSVTVNKFAHTCASTGRVNTKMASYHWVADKAIPLLKKDPSMGAKKLKEELESKHNVTIGYSTVWAGRRKAANKILGKKKESFANSVNFKAEIELKIPGNVVEIDVHEDDDDGQGSSKQMATPPRPAKATRTIALKKRKK, encoded by the exons ATGGAGGTTCCAGAGGAGGGCATGGCGCAGGAGGCGAAGCCCCCTCCCGG GATTGATCCGGATGCGGCGTTTAGTGTGCGCGTTCAATTTGGTCAGTATATAGCTAAGCTCGATGATGGCTCTCGTGTTCATGTGCCCCGCAAACGCGAGGAATGGGTTGTGGACCATAGGAAATGCACATTGGAGAGCTTGGAGAAGGATCTTGCAGCAAGAATCAAATGGGGAAGCTGCCAGCGTGTCATCGTCTCGGGATATGACGCGAGCACTGGTGAGGACACCGAGCTTGTCGACGATATGGATCTAGCGCGTAAATTCTTCGCTAGGAGGAACGAGAGGAGGTTGTTTTTGCGTGTCGATGTGGAGGACAAACCTGGTGTTTTGGTTAACTCATGTGTTTCAGAGGACAATGAGGTAGTCTCGGGTGAGGTTGTCGCAGCCAGGCAAGGTGATGCTCAAGACTCAAAGAGTCAACATGTCATTGATTGGGATGGTTTGGAGATAGCTTCAATTGCACAAAAACAAGTTCCTCAGCATGTGATTGATTGGAATATATTGGAGACTGATCCAACTCTAGAAGAGCAGATAGGTTCGCCATTGCCTGTGATGGAGGATGATGGAATGTGTGCATTTGGTGGTCTAAAAGCTGAGGATGAGAGAGATGAGGAAGCTAGGGTTAAACCTGAAAAGGCTAGGGTTGAAACTAAAAGTCAGAGGGTTGGTGCAGCTCCACCTCCTACACAAGATGAAAATGCGGAAGTAGTTATTAATGATGTTGTTCCAAGCGAAGCTGAAATTTTCTATGATAGCGAAGACCCTCCAATGGAAGTTGGAAGCACATATACAACTATGGTTGAGTTCAGGTCAGCTGTGAGGCAACATGCTATAAAGGGCCAATTTAAGCTAGGAACTGAGAAATCTGATAAAGAGAGGTTCAGGGGCTATTGCACAGCTGAGGGTTGTCCATGGGCTATTGTGGCAAGGTTGATGCATGATGGAAAATCT GTTACTGTGAACAAATTTGCACATACATGTGCATCAACTGGGAGAGTTAACACCAAGATGGCATCGTATCATTGGGTGGCAGATAAGGCAATTCCCCTTCTAAAGAAGGATCCTAGCATGGGTGCAAAGAAGCTAAAAGAAGAGTTAGAGTCTAAGCACAATGTCACAATAGGATACTCGACAGTGTGGGCTGGTAGGCGTAAGGCTGCAAATAAGATAttggggaaaaagaaagagagctTTGCAAACTCGGTTAACTTCAAGGCTGAGATTGAGCTGAAAATACCAGGAAATGTTGTGGAGATAGATGTACATGAGGATGATGACGATGGACAAGGATCAAGTAAGCAGATGGCAACCCCTCCCAGGCCTGCCAAAGCTACAAGGACGATCGCtctgaagaaaaggaaaaaataa